One stretch of Chitinophaga pendula DNA includes these proteins:
- a CDS encoding hemerythrin domain-containing protein: protein MQRHHSLIPLSHEHKRLLFACRYLKKDAAPYKGFPLDTNARLQYIVSVFQEVMVGHIQKEEYLFDRCKGQHPDIDILIQELLLEHQQISRMYSALSEPGTALDDTMDTLARSLETHIRKEERILFQLIQQHLPDTLAQLNFNNTWS from the coding sequence ATGCAGCGCCACCATTCACTGATACCACTGTCACACGAACACAAACGCTTGCTGTTCGCTTGCCGGTATCTGAAAAAAGATGCCGCACCATATAAAGGTTTCCCCCTGGATACCAACGCCCGCTTACAATACATCGTCAGCGTCTTCCAAGAAGTAATGGTAGGCCACATACAGAAAGAAGAATATCTCTTCGACCGGTGCAAAGGCCAACATCCCGATATTGACATCCTCATACAGGAACTCCTGCTCGAACACCAGCAGATATCCCGCATGTACAGCGCCCTCTCCGAACCGGGTACCGCTCTCGATGATACCATGGATACCCTCGCCCGCAGCCTGGAAACACATATCCGCAAAGAAGAACGTATCCTCTTCCAGCTCATCCAGCAACACCTGCCCGATACCCTGGCCCAACTCAATTTCAATAACACCTGGTCTTGA
- a CDS encoding arylsulfatase, whose product MTYLSSKANTWLLCLLAPASLWAQPKQRSAPAKPNIIYIYADDLGYGELGAYGQQKIQTPHLDRIAAEGVRFTDHYTGTPVCAPARCMLLTGRHAGHSYIRGNYELGGFTDSTEGGQMPLPEGTFTIGHLLQKAGYTTAAIGKWGLGMANTTGSPNSQGFDYFYGYLDQKQAHNFYPTHLWENDKKAPLNNDFFLVHSKLPPGETDTAAFNHFKGKEYAIDKMAEKTLAFIRQHKNKPFFLYLPYTGPHVALQAPDEAVRQYAAKFGDQPYRGEKGYAPTLYPRATYAAMITYFDKQIGRIMALLKELNLDHNTVVMFSSDNGPTFDVGGVDTEFFNSTAGLRGRKEDLYEGGIREPFIARWPGSIPAGKVTNLISSQIDMMATLAAIAGIPAPPSDGISLLPAMQGRNNQQQQHPFLYFEFPEKNGQVAVRIGRWKGVRTNMKKDRNSPWELYDLDNDRAETTNIAAQHPDIIRRMEAIMKQEHRPAHIREWEFIDPKLEKRS is encoded by the coding sequence ATGACCTACCTGAGCAGCAAAGCCAACACCTGGCTCCTATGCCTGTTGGCGCCCGCCTCCTTATGGGCACAACCAAAACAAAGATCAGCACCGGCCAAACCCAATATCATCTACATCTATGCCGACGACCTCGGATATGGTGAACTGGGCGCCTACGGCCAGCAAAAGATCCAAACACCACACCTCGACCGCATCGCCGCAGAAGGTGTCCGGTTCACCGACCACTACACCGGCACCCCCGTATGCGCACCCGCCCGATGTATGCTCCTCACCGGCCGCCACGCCGGCCATAGCTACATCCGCGGCAACTACGAACTGGGAGGCTTCACCGACAGCACAGAAGGTGGCCAGATGCCACTGCCCGAAGGTACCTTCACCATCGGCCACCTCCTGCAAAAAGCCGGATACACCACCGCCGCCATCGGCAAATGGGGCCTGGGAATGGCCAACACCACCGGCAGCCCCAACAGCCAGGGCTTCGACTACTTCTACGGATACCTCGACCAGAAACAAGCACACAACTTCTATCCCACTCACCTCTGGGAAAATGATAAAAAAGCACCGCTCAACAACGACTTCTTCCTCGTACATTCCAAACTGCCGCCGGGAGAAACCGACACCGCCGCCTTCAATCACTTCAAAGGAAAAGAATACGCCATAGATAAAATGGCAGAAAAAACACTGGCCTTCATCCGCCAACATAAAAACAAACCGTTTTTCCTCTACCTGCCCTACACCGGCCCCCATGTCGCCCTCCAGGCACCCGACGAGGCCGTCCGCCAATACGCCGCCAAATTCGGCGACCAACCCTACCGGGGCGAAAAAGGATATGCACCCACCCTATATCCCAGGGCCACCTACGCCGCCATGATCACCTACTTCGACAAACAGATCGGCCGCATCATGGCCTTACTCAAAGAACTAAACCTCGACCATAATACCGTCGTCATGTTCTCCAGCGATAATGGCCCCACCTTCGACGTAGGTGGCGTAGACACCGAATTCTTTAATAGCACCGCCGGCCTCCGCGGCCGCAAAGAAGACCTCTACGAAGGAGGCATCCGCGAACCCTTCATCGCCCGGTGGCCAGGTAGCATACCCGCCGGCAAAGTCACCAACCTAATCAGCTCACAAATCGATATGATGGCCACCCTCGCTGCCATCGCCGGCATACCTGCTCCTCCCTCGGATGGCATCTCCTTACTCCCCGCTATGCAGGGACGCAATAACCAACAACAACAACATCCCTTCCTGTACTTCGAATTCCCGGAAAAAAACGGTCAAGTCGCCGTCCGAATAGGCCGCTGGAAAGGAGTAAGGACCAACATGAAAAAAGACAGGAACAGCCCCTGGGAACTATACGACCTCGACAACGACCGGGCCGAAACAACAAACATCGCCGCTCAACATCCCGATATCATCCGCCGTATGGAGGCCATCATGAAACAAGAACACCGGCCAGCCCATATCCGCGAATGGGAATTCATCGACCCCAAACTAGAAAAACGATCCTGA
- a CDS encoding outer membrane beta-barrel family protein codes for MKPIAHTLLLTTALISAFHLANAQQSPASKVTGQVLQTGAKPVEFATVTLLKAKDSSLVKGAVADISGHYEFDRVQQGRYLIAANFIGLSKAYSKPFEVKNGTVQIDALTLSADAKNLKAVDVTAKKPYIEQKADKLVVNVENSIVAAGGTAMEVLEKSPGVTVDKDDNISLKGKNGVMIMIDGKLTNMSSQDVAQLLKNMPSSNIEQIELIANPSAKYDAAGNAGIINIKLKKNKNFGTNGNISLGYAIGNTPKYSASLNLNHRTEKFNLYGSYNYNNRLNTQQLGLYRTSNVNGKTSIFDQHNVLDDNNKYHGVKVGVDYFINKRHTIGVMVDGGYRDRKQIGNAVNQIGSVAGVDSLLRTRTDNKSDWNRWAYNVNYRGVLDSTGKELNVDLDYARNNQTQLSDIIAGNWDATGKGYRSGDTSRNDQPSHITIKTAKIDYTHPLKNQAKFEAGLKTSFVETDNNARFDSLRNTQWVFDTNRSNHFIYKENINAAYINYSKQFKKIGIQLGLRAEQSNVKGNSITANKVTDTSYFNLFPSVFLSYAADKNNQLGLSYSRRIQRPSYEDLNPFEFYIDRYTKMAGNPYLKPQYANNIELTHTFKQFLITSIGYTHTKNMITQVVEADKDAATGDTLLLRYKYLNVAKSDIINVNVSIPFPITKWWNTFTNLSLNHAMYNTVVDNNLVNVSATGFFGRTQHTFTLPKGFAMEASFFYVSPQIADEGLFRMKAMYACDLGLQKQILKKKATIRLNVNDVFNTQRFRGSFDNAGRYVAVSSKWESRQFRVNFTYRFGNTNVKAARNRKTGLEEEQNRVKQGS; via the coding sequence ATGAAACCAATTGCACACACGCTATTATTAACTACCGCGCTGATCAGTGCATTCCACCTCGCGAATGCCCAACAGAGCCCCGCCAGCAAAGTCACCGGTCAGGTGCTCCAGACCGGCGCCAAACCGGTGGAGTTCGCAACCGTTACCTTACTGAAAGCAAAAGATTCCAGCCTGGTAAAAGGGGCTGTCGCCGATATCAGTGGCCATTACGAATTCGACCGTGTACAACAGGGTAGATATCTGATCGCCGCCAACTTCATAGGTCTCTCTAAAGCCTACAGTAAACCATTCGAAGTGAAAAATGGTACAGTACAGATAGACGCGCTGACCCTCAGCGCAGATGCCAAAAACCTGAAAGCCGTAGACGTTACCGCCAAAAAGCCCTACATCGAACAAAAGGCCGATAAACTGGTAGTTAACGTCGAAAACAGTATCGTAGCCGCCGGCGGTACTGCCATGGAAGTACTGGAAAAATCCCCGGGCGTAACCGTTGATAAAGATGATAACATCTCTCTCAAAGGAAAAAACGGGGTCATGATCATGATCGATGGTAAATTAACCAATATGTCTTCCCAGGATGTTGCACAGCTGCTGAAAAACATGCCCAGTAGCAATATTGAGCAAATCGAACTCATTGCCAATCCTTCCGCCAAATACGACGCAGCTGGCAACGCCGGGATTATCAACATCAAACTCAAAAAGAACAAAAACTTCGGTACCAACGGTAATATTTCCCTGGGTTACGCCATCGGTAACACACCTAAGTACTCCGCTAGCTTAAACCTGAACCACCGTACCGAAAAATTCAACCTATATGGCTCTTATAACTATAATAACCGCTTGAATACCCAGCAGCTCGGCCTCTACCGCACCAGCAACGTCAATGGCAAAACCTCCATCTTCGACCAGCATAACGTACTCGATGACAACAACAAATACCATGGCGTGAAAGTAGGAGTAGACTACTTCATCAATAAAAGACACACCATCGGGGTAATGGTAGATGGCGGCTATAGAGACCGTAAACAGATCGGTAACGCAGTAAACCAGATCGGTAGCGTCGCAGGCGTAGACTCTCTCCTCCGCACCCGCACCGACAACAAGTCCGACTGGAACCGCTGGGCTTATAACGTAAACTATAGAGGAGTACTCGACAGCACCGGCAAAGAACTCAACGTCGACCTCGACTACGCCCGCAACAACCAGACACAATTGTCCGATATCATCGCTGGCAACTGGGACGCCACCGGCAAAGGCTACAGAAGCGGAGATACCAGCCGCAACGACCAGCCTTCCCATATCACCATCAAAACAGCTAAAATAGATTATACACATCCGCTGAAAAATCAGGCGAAATTCGAAGCCGGCCTCAAAACCAGCTTCGTCGAAACCGACAACAATGCCCGTTTCGACTCCCTCCGCAATACCCAATGGGTATTCGATACCAACCGCTCCAATCACTTTATCTATAAAGAGAATATCAACGCAGCTTATATCAACTATAGCAAACAATTCAAAAAGATCGGTATACAACTGGGCCTGAGAGCAGAACAGTCCAACGTAAAAGGTAACTCCATCACCGCCAATAAAGTGACAGATACCTCCTATTTCAACCTCTTCCCCAGCGTATTCCTGAGCTACGCCGCCGATAAGAACAACCAGTTAGGTTTGTCCTACAGCCGCAGAATTCAACGCCCGAGCTACGAAGACCTCAACCCCTTCGAGTTCTACATAGACAGATATACGAAAATGGCTGGTAACCCATACCTCAAACCACAATACGCTAACAATATCGAATTAACACATACCTTCAAACAATTCCTGATCACGTCTATAGGATATACCCATACCAAAAACATGATCACCCAGGTCGTAGAAGCCGATAAAGATGCCGCCACCGGCGATACCTTACTGCTCCGCTACAAATACCTCAACGTAGCAAAGTCAGATATCATCAACGTCAACGTATCGATCCCCTTCCCGATCACCAAATGGTGGAACACCTTTACCAACCTGTCGCTCAACCACGCCATGTACAACACCGTGGTAGATAACAACCTGGTAAATGTAAGCGCCACCGGCTTCTTCGGCCGCACACAACACACCTTCACCTTGCCGAAAGGTTTCGCAATGGAAGCTTCCTTCTTCTATGTGTCCCCTCAGATCGCCGACGAAGGACTGTTCCGGATGAAAGCAATGTATGCCTGCGACCTGGGCCTCCAGAAACAGATACTCAAGAAAAAAGCGACCATCCGCCTCAATGTCAACGATGTGTTCAATACACAACGCTTCAGAGGTAGCTTCGACAACGCCGGCCGCTACGTAGCCGTGTCCAGCAAATGGGAAAGCCGCCAGTTCAGGGTCAACTTTACCTACCGGTTCGGTAATACTAACGTAAAAGCCGCCCGTAACCGTAAAACCGGCCTCGAAGAAGAACAAAACCGCGTAAAACAAGGAAGCTGA
- a CDS encoding RNA polymerase sigma factor codes for MQASAKYLNQTIETEHLVARCRKGDVRAFKELYNAYSAAMYNICLRMTGNVNDAEDTLQEAFIQVFKNIERLENAATVSAWIKRIVVNHCLNQLRKKKVYFEDVEEIEMPEDDKIDEHNYAFTVDTVKQAIQTLPDGYRTVLNLYLFEDYSHREIAGMLNISESTVKTQYMRAKEKVRQIVKLKM; via the coding sequence ATGCAAGCATCAGCCAAATACTTGAATCAAACGATCGAAACAGAACACCTGGTCGCCCGCTGTAGAAAGGGAGATGTACGTGCTTTTAAAGAGCTGTACAATGCTTACTCAGCCGCCATGTACAACATCTGCCTGCGCATGACAGGGAACGTCAACGACGCCGAAGACACGTTGCAGGAAGCGTTCATTCAAGTATTCAAGAACATAGAACGGCTGGAAAATGCAGCAACTGTCAGCGCCTGGATCAAAAGAATCGTTGTAAACCACTGCCTGAACCAATTGCGAAAAAAGAAAGTTTACTTCGAAGACGTAGAAGAAATAGAAATGCCGGAAGATGATAAAATAGACGAACACAACTACGCCTTCACCGTCGATACCGTCAAACAAGCCATACAAACACTGCCCGACGGCTATCGCACAGTACTCAATCTATATCTCTTCGAAGATTACTCTCATCGCGAAATCGCAGGCATGCTCAATATCTCAGAATCAACCGTGAAGACACAATACATGCGCGCGAAAGAAAAAGTGAGACAAATAGTAAAACTCAAAATGTGA
- a CDS encoding DUF4097 family beta strand repeat-containing protein — protein sequence MHLKFKILSLLLLPLYVLAGKGDAEYKRSVIKEFKANSRTAIELSNKYGNIVIHTWDKQEVKATIVITGYGKDEGEAKTIADMVEIVANEGSSFASLTTRYEPSSGKSWFSWGGRRDSKDYVNVNYDIYLPKQLARFSVDNSFGNVIADRLSFPTEMSLNYCFYDIKEATSDLSLKLNYCQKGKLGKAANVQLKANYSSMRSDDIASLDVKSNYCEYTIGNLGSLDVKSNYDEYNITRIGGINSQSNYSSFRLGELQRNADVRLTYGDFKVKKVTDMMKSASIDISYADVVMGIDAGANLRFDVQLSYGDVDTRGINFKSISTEKKNTQMKFNAITGSGNGGQIRIRGSQSNVEFRNIP from the coding sequence ATGCACCTGAAATTTAAAATACTGTCATTATTACTATTACCACTATACGTTTTAGCAGGCAAAGGAGATGCTGAATACAAACGTAGTGTGATCAAAGAATTCAAAGCAAACAGCCGTACCGCCATCGAACTGTCCAACAAATACGGCAATATCGTCATACACACCTGGGACAAACAGGAAGTAAAAGCCACCATCGTAATCACCGGCTACGGAAAAGATGAAGGAGAAGCAAAAACCATCGCCGATATGGTCGAAATAGTAGCCAACGAAGGAAGCAGCTTCGCCTCCCTTACCACCCGCTACGAACCCTCCTCCGGCAAAAGCTGGTTCTCATGGGGCGGCCGCCGCGACTCAAAAGACTACGTCAACGTCAACTACGATATATACCTGCCTAAACAACTGGCAAGATTCTCCGTAGATAATAGCTTCGGCAACGTCATCGCCGATCGCCTCTCATTCCCCACCGAAATGAGCCTGAACTACTGCTTCTACGATATAAAGGAAGCAACCTCCGACCTCTCCCTCAAACTAAACTACTGCCAGAAAGGTAAACTGGGAAAAGCGGCCAACGTACAACTGAAAGCCAACTACTCCAGCATGCGCAGCGATGATATCGCCAGCCTCGATGTCAAATCCAACTACTGCGAATACACCATCGGCAACCTCGGTAGCCTCGATGTTAAATCCAATTACGACGAATACAACATCACCAGAATAGGTGGCATCAACAGCCAAAGCAACTACAGCTCCTTCCGCCTGGGCGAACTGCAGCGCAACGCCGATGTAAGACTTACCTACGGAGACTTTAAAGTGAAAAAAGTGACAGACATGATGAAATCAGCCAGCATAGATATCAGCTATGCAGATGTAGTCATGGGCATAGATGCCGGTGCCAACCTGCGCTTCGATGTACAACTGTCCTACGGCGACGTAGATACCAGAGGAATTAACTTTAAATCCATCTCCACAGAAAAAAAGAATACGCAGATGAAATTCAACGCCATCACCGGCTCCGGAAATGGCGGACAGATACGCATCCGCGGCTCACAAAGCAATGTGGAATTCCGCAACATTCCATAA
- a CDS encoding head GIN domain-containing protein has translation MKNKQAKLKLLFIPLLLLVAGVSVVARAYNERIKGSGNVKTEDRSVDVFNNVSTSGTFTVYLQQGDKHTLKIEAEDNLLPYIVTRMTGNTLNIEPKKGYNLQSTKGIKVYLTLKELGKLDGSGASGFFSQGKLKGKNVSLDFSGASNADLDIDANSLDVDVSGVTNMKLRGHATKTKYDVAGSADITADQLKSDIADVDVSGASKMRLYVDKKLNVEASGTSHIRYTGNAEVKQSVSGFGRVIKE, from the coding sequence ATGAAGAACAAGCAAGCAAAGCTGAAACTCCTGTTTATCCCTTTACTGCTCCTGGTAGCCGGCGTGTCCGTAGTCGCCAGGGCCTACAATGAAAGAATAAAAGGCAGCGGCAACGTAAAAACAGAAGATCGGTCCGTAGACGTATTCAACAACGTTAGCACATCCGGCACCTTTACCGTATACCTGCAACAGGGAGATAAACATACCCTGAAAATAGAAGCAGAAGACAACCTGTTACCATACATCGTGACCCGCATGACTGGCAACACACTCAATATCGAACCTAAAAAAGGTTACAACCTCCAATCCACAAAGGGCATCAAAGTGTATCTTACCCTCAAAGAACTGGGTAAACTCGATGGCAGCGGCGCCAGCGGATTTTTCAGCCAGGGTAAACTAAAAGGAAAAAATGTTTCCCTCGACTTCAGCGGCGCCTCCAACGCCGACCTCGATATCGACGCTAACAGCCTCGATGTAGATGTCTCCGGCGTCACCAATATGAAACTACGTGGCCACGCCACCAAAACTAAATATGATGTCGCCGGCAGCGCAGATATCACCGCCGATCAACTGAAATCCGATATCGCAGATGTCGACGTCTCCGGCGCAAGCAAAATGAGACTGTACGTAGATAAAAAACTGAACGTAGAAGCCTCCGGTACCAGCCACATACGGTACACAGGCAACGCAGAAGTAAAACAGTCCGTATCCGGCTTTGGCAGAGTTATCAAAGAATAA
- a CDS encoding YajQ family cyclic di-GMP-binding protein, which yields MPSFDIVSKVDTQTLDNAINTVKKEISTRFDFKDTHVSIELNKKDLVLNLEMDSDMKMSQAIDVLISRTMRQGLDAAVYDFSKEAYQSGKVVKKEVPIRNGIKQEDAKKIVKLIKDSGIKVQAAIMDDIVRVTGKKIDDLQAVIQATKEANLGIPLQYVNMKN from the coding sequence ATGCCTTCCTTTGATATAGTTAGCAAAGTTGATACGCAAACGCTTGATAACGCCATAAATACCGTTAAAAAAGAGATCAGCACCCGGTTCGATTTCAAAGACACCCATGTCAGCATCGAACTCAATAAAAAAGACCTCGTCCTCAATCTCGAAATGGATAGCGATATGAAAATGTCACAGGCCATCGATGTACTCATCAGCCGCACCATGAGACAAGGACTGGACGCCGCCGTGTACGACTTCAGTAAAGAAGCCTACCAAAGCGGAAAAGTGGTGAAAAAAGAAGTACCCATCCGCAACGGCATCAAACAGGAAGATGCCAAAAAGATCGTTAAACTGATCAAAGACAGCGGCATCAAAGTACAAGCCGCCATCATGGACGATATCGTGAGAGTAACCGGCAAAAAGATCGATGACCTCCAGGCCGTAATACAAGCTACCAAAGAGGCCAACCTAGGTATACCGCTACAGTACGTTAACATGAAAAATTAA
- a CDS encoding type B 50S ribosomal protein L31: MKQGIHPENYRFVIFKDMSNGYSFLSRSTAPSKETAKWEDGNEYPLIKLEISNTSHPFYTGKNVLVDTAGRIDKFNKRYAKKA; the protein is encoded by the coding sequence ATGAAACAGGGAATCCATCCAGAAAATTACCGATTTGTGATATTTAAAGATATGTCTAACGGTTATAGCTTTTTAAGCCGTTCTACTGCGCCTTCTAAAGAGACCGCCAAGTGGGAAGACGGTAATGAGTATCCGTTGATCAAGCTGGAAATCTCTAATACTTCTCACCCCTTCTACACAGGTAAGAACGTATTGGTTGATACCGCCGGCCGTATCGATAAATTCAACAAACGCTACGCCAAGAAAGCTTAA
- a CDS encoding putative sugar nucleotidyl transferase — protein MERNYILIDTPGRDLLFPFTYTRPIAACRVGILTVQQKWEHRLKTPVSHFTADYLQQKFPLKKVENAVNILINGHILPDDPLISKVQSLAIGEELYKDNNLIAKVVEGNDLKAPVHRKRTNYKGEILSIDLPWHITALNDKAIRQDFDLLTRGRTSHPLPPGNQLIGDPAQLFIEEGASIEHCCLNTSTGPIYIGHNALLMEGSLVRGPLAIADDAVLKMGTKIYGATTIGPACIVGGEIKNVVLFGYSNKAHDGYLGDAVIGEWCNLGANTSGSNMKNNGSTVKVWMEAKNEAWPAGQKCGLLMGDYSRAGIHTMFNTGTVVSVSCNVFGGSFPPKFLPAFTWGGTGNVNERYRLEEALRDAATWMSFKGKAISSADILILKHIYNLGDSEK, from the coding sequence ATGGAGCGTAACTATATTCTTATCGACACGCCCGGTCGTGATTTGTTATTTCCCTTTACCTACACCCGTCCCATAGCAGCCTGCAGGGTGGGCATACTCACCGTTCAGCAAAAATGGGAACATCGGCTCAAAACCCCCGTCAGCCACTTTACCGCCGACTACCTGCAACAAAAATTCCCGCTGAAAAAAGTAGAGAATGCCGTAAACATCCTGATCAACGGACACATACTGCCCGATGATCCCCTCATCAGCAAAGTGCAGTCACTGGCCATAGGAGAGGAGCTGTATAAGGACAACAACCTTATCGCCAAAGTAGTCGAAGGAAATGACCTCAAAGCACCGGTCCACAGAAAACGCACGAACTATAAAGGAGAGATCCTTTCCATAGATCTGCCCTGGCACATTACTGCCCTCAACGATAAAGCCATCCGGCAGGACTTCGACCTCCTCACCAGAGGCCGCACTTCCCACCCCCTGCCACCAGGCAACCAACTCATCGGCGACCCCGCACAACTATTCATCGAAGAAGGCGCCAGTATCGAACATTGTTGCCTCAATACAAGCACAGGGCCCATCTACATCGGCCACAATGCCCTCCTCATGGAGGGTTCCCTCGTCAGAGGCCCCCTCGCCATCGCAGACGACGCCGTCCTGAAAATGGGCACCAAAATATATGGCGCCACCACCATCGGACCCGCCTGCATAGTAGGAGGAGAAATCAAAAATGTCGTCCTGTTCGGCTACTCCAATAAAGCACACGACGGATACCTCGGCGATGCCGTAATAGGAGAGTGGTGCAACCTCGGCGCCAATACCTCCGGCTCCAACATGAAAAATAACGGAAGCACCGTCAAAGTCTGGATGGAAGCAAAAAATGAAGCATGGCCCGCCGGACAAAAATGCGGCCTCCTCATGGGGGACTACAGCCGCGCCGGTATCCACACCATGTTCAACACCGGCACCGTCGTCAGCGTCTCCTGCAACGTCTTCGGAGGCTCCTTCCCACCCAAATTCCTGCCGGCATTCACCTGGGGAGGAACCGGCAACGTCAACGAAAGATACCGCCTCGAAGAAGCCCTCCGGGACGCCGCCACCTGGATGTCATTCAAAGGAAAAGCCATCTCATCAGCAGATATTTTAATACTGAAACATATTTATAACCTCGGAGATAGTGAAAAATGA
- the tpiA gene encoding triose-phosphate isomerase: MRKKIVAANWKMNLTLEQGEQLIQDILAAGLTLQEGHEVVISVPFPYLAKAKSLLKNYPGYFVGAQNCYSEKAGAFTGEVSAEMLQSIGVDYVIIGHSERREYFQENNAMLAKKVNLALQYSIKPIFCCGEPLDIRQAETQNNYVAKQLDESLFHLSAEQLKNVVIAYEPIWAIGTGLTASAQQAQDMHAWIRSRVAEKYGREAALHLSILYGGSAKPGNAAELFASPDVDGGLIGGASLVAKDFTAIVEKL; this comes from the coding sequence ATGAGAAAGAAAATTGTAGCAGCAAACTGGAAAATGAACCTCACCCTCGAACAAGGTGAACAACTGATCCAGGATATACTGGCAGCCGGCCTGACATTACAGGAAGGACACGAAGTCGTAATCTCCGTCCCCTTCCCCTATCTCGCTAAAGCCAAGTCCCTGTTGAAAAATTACCCGGGATATTTCGTAGGCGCCCAGAACTGCTACAGTGAAAAAGCAGGTGCATTCACCGGCGAAGTATCCGCCGAAATGCTGCAGTCAATAGGCGTGGACTATGTGATCATCGGCCACTCCGAAAGAAGAGAATATTTCCAGGAAAACAATGCCATGCTGGCCAAAAAAGTAAACCTGGCCCTGCAATACAGCATCAAACCAATCTTCTGCTGCGGCGAACCACTCGATATCCGCCAGGCAGAAACACAAAACAACTACGTCGCAAAACAACTCGACGAAAGCCTCTTCCACCTCAGCGCCGAACAACTGAAAAACGTGGTGATCGCATACGAACCCATCTGGGCCATCGGTACCGGCCTCACCGCCTCCGCACAGCAAGCCCAGGACATGCACGCCTGGATCAGATCAAGAGTAGCAGAAAAATACGGCCGCGAAGCCGCCCTGCACCTCTCCATCCTGTACGGTGGTAGCGCCAAACCCGGCAACGCCGCAGAACTCTTCGCATCCCCCGACGTAGATGGTGGACTCATCGGTGGAGCCTCCCTCGTCGCCAAAGACTTTACCGCTATCGTAGAAAAATTATAA
- a CDS encoding 2'-5' RNA ligase family protein — translation MNIETNHTQDDNLYDYLLVVNPDSRTSEEILEYKRVIANELGYFNSFHAHPHITLFRSVFPERFQEGFINALNEVARAQSGFTIYTSKFDHFSHGENKHTIYVNVANPKPLLELHKRVLHLFELRSNSFRPHITLARAISATAFNQVYSHFDNQLFVRSFQCRSFTLLRKPVAGGRYETISELTFGDIEHMDGSLFPHAA, via the coding sequence ATGAATATCGAAACAAACCATACACAAGACGATAATCTATATGATTATTTACTGGTAGTTAACCCGGATAGCCGTACCTCAGAAGAAATACTGGAATATAAAAGGGTAATTGCCAACGAACTCGGATACTTCAATAGCTTCCATGCCCATCCGCATATCACCTTGTTCCGCTCCGTATTTCCGGAACGGTTCCAGGAGGGCTTCATCAACGCACTCAACGAAGTAGCCAGAGCGCAAAGCGGTTTTACCATCTACACCTCCAAATTTGATCATTTTTCTCATGGCGAGAATAAACATACCATCTATGTAAACGTAGCCAACCCCAAACCCCTCCTCGAACTACACAAACGCGTCCTGCACCTCTTCGAACTGAGATCCAACAGCTTCCGGCCACATATCACCCTGGCCAGAGCAATCTCTGCTACAGCGTTCAACCAGGTATACAGCCACTTCGATAACCAATTGTTCGTCCGCAGCTTCCAATGCCGCAGCTTCACCCTGCTACGCAAACCCGTAGCAGGCGGCCGGTACGAAACAATCAGCGAACTGACATTCGGAGATATCGAACACATGGATGGCTCACTCTTCCCACATGCCGCATAA
- a CDS encoding acylphosphatase — protein sequence MSVVYKEIIVKGIVQGVYFRATTRDIARQLGVKGQVKNLPDGSVHIIATGDDNAIEQFIAWCRQGPPDANVEELQILPLPAQHFDTFEIVR from the coding sequence ATGTCAGTAGTATATAAAGAAATAATCGTGAAAGGAATCGTGCAAGGAGTCTATTTCAGAGCTACCACCAGAGATATAGCCAGACAACTGGGTGTCAAAGGACAGGTCAAAAACCTACCCGATGGCAGCGTACATATCATCGCAACAGGAGACGATAATGCCATAGAACAATTTATCGCCTGGTGCAGACAAGGACCTCCCGACGCAAATGTAGAAGAACTGCAGATCCTACCCCTGCCAGCACAACACTTCGATACCTTCGAGATCGTCCGGTGA